The following are encoded together in the Kribbella sp. CA-293567 genome:
- a CDS encoding glycosyltransferase family 4 protein: protein MRVAMLHNRYRSGQPSGENTVVDQTTDFLRTSGHVVELYAQHSDDIAQMSRKDRALLPFRSVWSFTDERDLTFRLQSARPDIVHVHNTFPLFSPSVLRAAARQNLPVVATLHNFRLMCANGVLQRDGGPCESCIGKIPWRGAVHGCYRDSKVQSLPLVAGITVHRTLNTWQRYVTTLIAPSEFVRSRYVAGGFDPDRIVVKPHAVAHSGAVREGAGEAVVFLGRLTEEKGFADLLSAWDASLGQLVVVGDGPLRAEADERARRDPSVRVLGALPWMECMEVLRSASALVVPARSYETFGLVVIEAFAHGVPVVASRIGALEELVDDGETGALVSPGDTEALRKALGVLVEPATSIAFGQRARQVYLDRFTPERDLAATERIYTDAIARHAADRNGARGQPRDGASS, encoded by the coding sequence ATGCGGGTCGCTATGTTGCACAACCGTTACCGTTCGGGTCAACCCAGTGGCGAGAACACGGTGGTCGATCAAACAACTGATTTTTTGCGTACATCAGGACATGTTGTTGAGCTTTACGCACAGCACAGCGACGACATTGCGCAAATGAGCCGAAAAGATCGCGCGCTGTTACCGTTTCGCTCCGTATGGTCATTCACCGATGAGCGCGATTTAACATTCCGATTGCAGTCGGCGCGTCCGGACATCGTGCATGTGCACAACACGTTCCCGCTCTTCAGTCCGTCGGTACTGCGCGCCGCGGCCCGCCAGAACCTTCCGGTGGTGGCCACGCTCCACAATTTCCGGCTGATGTGCGCCAACGGTGTGCTCCAGCGCGACGGTGGTCCGTGCGAGTCCTGTATCGGCAAGATCCCGTGGCGCGGCGCGGTCCACGGCTGCTATCGCGATTCGAAGGTGCAGAGCCTGCCGCTGGTGGCCGGCATCACCGTGCACAGGACACTGAACACCTGGCAGCGCTACGTCACCACCTTGATCGCGCCCTCGGAGTTCGTCCGCTCCCGGTACGTCGCGGGCGGCTTCGACCCGGACCGGATCGTCGTGAAGCCGCATGCGGTCGCCCACTCGGGCGCTGTCCGCGAAGGCGCGGGGGAGGCCGTCGTCTTTCTCGGGCGGCTGACCGAGGAGAAGGGCTTCGCTGATCTGCTCAGCGCCTGGGACGCGTCGCTCGGGCAGCTGGTGGTGGTCGGCGACGGCCCGCTGAGGGCGGAGGCGGACGAGCGAGCGCGCCGCGATCCCTCGGTCAGGGTGCTCGGCGCGCTGCCGTGGATGGAGTGCATGGAGGTGCTGCGGTCCGCCTCCGCGCTCGTCGTACCGGCCCGGTCGTACGAGACGTTCGGTCTGGTGGTGATCGAGGCGTTCGCGCACGGAGTACCGGTGGTGGCGTCCAGGATCGGAGCGCTGGAGGAGCTGGTGGACGACGGGGAGACCGGCGCGCTGGTCTCCCCGGGCGACACCGAGGCACTCCGAAAGGCCCTGGGAGTGCTGGTCGAGCCGGCGACTTCGATAGCCTTCGGGCAACGAGCACGCCAGGTGTATCTCGACCGCTTCACTCCGGAGCGCGATCTGGCGGCCACGGAGAGGATCTACACCGATGCGATCGCCCGGCACGCGGCCGACCGGAACGGCGCGCGCGGCCAGCCACGCGATGGAGCGAGTAGCTAG
- the uxaC gene encoding glucuronate isomerase, whose product MPKALQPHPDRAFPAGEAREVARRIHASTKDLPLLCFHGHVDAGLFATDEPFGNPAELLVVPDHYVTRMLVSQGVSPDLLGLPRRDGVRTAEPRDIWREFCSRWHLFLGTPSRYWLEHEFAEVLGLRVAPSEETADDLYDEISARLAEPEYRPRALLDRFNIEVIATTDAATDDLAQHAKVATDLPGRVIPTFRPDAVVHLDRPDWVELSRQLGVRADTDTSSYQGYLDALRQRRQAFRAAGALATDHGHLSAAATPLDDTQAARIYDSALRGEVTAGDAAAFGAHMLFQMAAMSAEDGLVMQVHPGVLRDHHSGVHAAYGPDQGHDIPVATEFTRSLRPVLDRFGHAEGFRMVLFTVDETSYSRELAPIAGVYPSVRLGAPWWFLDSPDGMRRYRELVTETAGFYNTSGFVDDTRAFLSIPARHDLSRRIDAGHLAKLVVEHRIEEDDAFRVAQDLAYNLARDTYVR is encoded by the coding sequence ATGCCGAAGGCCCTGCAGCCCCACCCCGACCGCGCGTTCCCCGCCGGTGAGGCCCGCGAGGTGGCCAGGCGCATCCACGCGTCCACCAAGGACCTGCCGCTGCTCTGTTTCCACGGGCATGTCGACGCCGGGCTGTTCGCGACCGACGAGCCGTTCGGCAACCCGGCCGAGCTGCTGGTCGTGCCGGACCACTACGTGACGCGGATGCTGGTCTCCCAGGGCGTCTCCCCCGATCTGCTCGGGCTGCCGCGCCGCGACGGGGTGCGAACTGCCGAGCCACGCGACATCTGGCGCGAGTTCTGTTCGCGCTGGCACCTCTTCCTCGGCACGCCCAGCCGCTACTGGCTGGAGCACGAGTTCGCCGAGGTGCTCGGCCTGCGAGTGGCGCCTTCCGAGGAGACCGCCGACGACCTGTACGACGAGATCTCGGCGCGGCTCGCCGAGCCCGAGTATCGGCCGCGCGCCCTGCTCGACCGGTTCAACATCGAGGTCATCGCGACCACCGACGCGGCCACGGACGACCTGGCACAGCACGCGAAGGTGGCCACCGACCTGCCCGGCCGGGTGATCCCGACCTTCCGGCCGGATGCGGTCGTGCACCTCGATCGGCCGGACTGGGTCGAGCTGAGCCGTCAGCTCGGCGTACGGGCGGACACGGACACTTCGTCGTACCAGGGGTATCTCGACGCGTTGCGGCAGCGGCGTCAGGCGTTCCGGGCGGCCGGGGCGCTCGCGACGGACCACGGGCACCTGAGTGCCGCGGCGACACCGCTCGACGACACCCAGGCCGCCCGGATCTACGACAGCGCCTTGCGCGGTGAGGTCACGGCCGGCGACGCGGCGGCGTTCGGCGCCCACATGCTGTTCCAGATGGCGGCGATGTCGGCGGAAGACGGTTTGGTGATGCAGGTCCACCCCGGCGTACTGCGTGATCATCACTCGGGAGTCCACGCGGCCTACGGTCCCGATCAGGGGCACGACATCCCGGTCGCGACCGAGTTCACCCGGTCGTTGCGGCCGGTGCTCGACCGGTTCGGGCACGCCGAAGGCTTCCGGATGGTGCTGTTCACCGTCGACGAGACGTCGTACTCGCGGGAGCTGGCGCCGATCGCCGGCGTCTACCCGAGCGTGCGGCTGGGTGCGCCGTGGTGGTTCCTGGACAGCCCCGACGGGATGCGGCGGTACCGCGAGCTGGTCACCGAGACCGCCGGCTTCTACAACACCTCCGGTTTCGTCGACGACACTCGCGCCTTCCTCTCCATCCCCGCCCGGCACGACCTGTCCCGCCGCATCGACGCCGGTCACCTGGCCAAGCTCGTCGTCGAGCACCGGATCGAGGAGGACGACGCCTTCCGGGTGGCCCAGGACCTCGCCTACAACCTCGCTCGGGACACCTACGTGCGCTGA
- a CDS encoding sugar kinase, whose protein sequence is MAIPDVLVIGEILVELSSTEPLDAGTALTLNFSGDALNSAAAAAAAGAHTALLARVPDDELGDRLLERVVALGIDTSQVLRVPGQHGLYLQHADPSGAREFTYVRRGSAGSGLGPGDVPIDLVSRVGAVLASGIACAISPLSAKAVRLAASSARCFVYDPNWRPRLVNATGAGDHLRALAQYTRLVTPAWPGEAQLISGSDDPAVVSAAIRALGADAVALTRGSDGVLLDDAGRIVEIPVIPAPAVVDQTGAGDSFAGTVTARLALGDRLEQAVRLGVAAASLSVSGLGGTGHVATLEESRAHAAHGATEVPA, encoded by the coding sequence ATGGCGATCCCCGACGTACTCGTGATCGGCGAGATCCTGGTGGAGCTCAGTTCGACCGAGCCACTGGACGCCGGTACGGCGCTGACGCTCAACTTCTCCGGTGACGCGCTCAACTCCGCCGCTGCCGCCGCCGCGGCGGGCGCGCACACCGCCCTGCTCGCCCGGGTGCCCGACGACGAGCTGGGGGACCGGCTGCTCGAGCGAGTAGTTGCTCTGGGCATTGATACCTCCCAGGTGCTGCGGGTGCCCGGCCAGCACGGCCTCTACCTGCAACACGCCGATCCTTCGGGCGCACGGGAGTTCACCTACGTACGCCGGGGGAGCGCGGGCTCGGGGCTGGGGCCGGGGGACGTGCCGATCGACCTGGTCTCCCGGGTCGGCGCGGTGCTGGCGAGCGGTATCGCGTGCGCGATCTCACCGCTGTCCGCCAAGGCTGTCCGGCTGGCCGCGTCCAGTGCGCGATGCTTCGTCTACGACCCGAACTGGCGACCGCGACTGGTCAACGCCACCGGCGCGGGCGACCACCTCCGCGCGCTCGCGCAGTACACGCGACTCGTCACGCCGGCCTGGCCGGGCGAGGCGCAGTTGATCAGCGGTTCCGACGACCCGGCGGTGGTCAGCGCCGCGATCAGGGCCCTCGGCGCCGACGCGGTCGCGCTGACCCGCGGTTCCGACGGGGTGCTGCTCGACGATGCCGGCCGGATCGTGGAGATCCCGGTGATCCCGGCACCCGCCGTGGTCGACCAGACCGGCGCGGGCGACTCCTTCGCCGGCACGGTCACCGCGCGGCTGGCGCTCGGCGATCGACTGGAGCAGGCGGTCCGGCTCGGCGTGGCAGCGGCCTCCCTGTCGGTCAGCGGCCTGGGAGGCACCGGTCACGTGGCAACCCTGGAAGAGAGCAGAGCCCACGCCGCCCACGGCGCAACGGAGGTACCGGCATGA
- a CDS encoding mannitol dehydrogenase family protein, giving the protein MTARLELANVPAGHRPDVDPAGLSVGIVHLGLGAFHRAHQAVFTEQAAAISGSTSWGICGVSQRSAAVREQLAPQDGLYSVLTRGQGDPSIRVIGSIREVLTAPEDPGAVVDRIADPAVSVLTLTVTEKGYRAAAAGGLDLTDPEIQADLAGRPPRTVVGQLAAGLARRAAHGSPPLTVVSCDNLVANGPFLRRLMEGYAAASPDAKQLLEQLATARFPASMVDRIVPATTDADRDEAAALLGVRDEAVVVAEPFLQWVIEDDFAGARPDWDKAGAILTGDVAPWEQAKLRMLNATHSMLAYLGGLRGYETIAEAVRDEELAGLAQQLMTDDVIPTLTPPDGLDLTEYGATVLKRFANPALKHRTAQVGMDGSAKLPVRLLGTVRDRLAVNAEPRLAALAVAAWMVSVAKATETGTVLDDPQANKLQTAVSSATGTAAVVDALLGVESVFGADLPANAVFRQLLVEQAGRLS; this is encoded by the coding sequence ATGACCGCGCGACTCGAGTTGGCCAACGTCCCCGCCGGTCACCGGCCCGACGTCGACCCGGCGGGTCTGTCGGTAGGCATCGTGCATCTGGGGCTGGGCGCGTTCCATCGCGCCCATCAGGCCGTCTTCACCGAGCAGGCCGCGGCGATCAGTGGCAGTACCAGTTGGGGGATCTGCGGAGTCAGCCAGCGGTCAGCGGCGGTTCGCGAGCAGCTCGCGCCGCAGGACGGCCTGTACTCCGTACTGACTCGCGGGCAGGGTGACCCCAGCATCCGGGTGATCGGCAGCATCCGTGAGGTGCTGACCGCGCCTGAGGACCCGGGCGCGGTGGTGGACCGGATCGCGGATCCGGCGGTCTCCGTGCTGACGCTGACCGTGACGGAGAAGGGTTATCGAGCCGCCGCGGCGGGCGGGCTCGACCTGACCGATCCGGAGATCCAGGCCGATCTGGCCGGCCGCCCGCCGCGCACGGTGGTGGGGCAACTGGCGGCTGGCCTCGCCAGGCGCGCCGCGCACGGGTCACCTCCGCTCACGGTGGTGTCCTGCGACAACTTGGTGGCCAACGGCCCCTTCCTTCGCCGCCTGATGGAGGGCTACGCCGCCGCGTCGCCGGACGCGAAGCAACTGCTCGAGCAGCTCGCGACCGCGCGCTTCCCGGCCAGCATGGTCGACCGGATCGTCCCGGCCACGACCGATGCGGACCGCGACGAGGCGGCGGCGCTGCTCGGCGTACGGGACGAGGCGGTGGTGGTCGCGGAGCCGTTCCTGCAGTGGGTGATCGAGGACGACTTCGCCGGGGCCCGGCCGGACTGGGACAAGGCCGGCGCGATCCTCACCGGTGACGTCGCGCCCTGGGAGCAGGCCAAACTGCGGATGCTCAACGCGACCCACTCGATGCTCGCGTACCTCGGTGGCCTGCGCGGCTACGAGACGATCGCCGAGGCGGTGCGGGACGAAGAGCTGGCGGGTCTGGCGCAACAGCTGATGACCGACGACGTGATCCCGACGCTGACCCCGCCGGACGGACTCGACCTCACGGAGTACGGCGCCACCGTCCTGAAGCGCTTCGCCAACCCGGCTCTCAAGCACCGCACCGCCCAGGTCGGCATGGACGGTTCGGCGAAACTCCCGGTTCGCCTGCTCGGCACGGTTCGCGATCGCCTTGCGGTCAACGCCGAACCGCGGTTGGCCGCGCTGGCCGTCGCGGCGTGGATGGTTTCGGTCGCCAAGGCAACCGAGACCGGCACTGTGCTGGACGACCCGCAAGCGAACAAGCTGCAGACTGCGGTCTCCTCGGCCACTGGCACGGCTGCCGTGGTCGATGCACTGCTGGGAGTCGAATCCGTCTTCGGGGCCGACCTGCCGGCCAACGCCGTCTTCCGTCAGTTGCTGGTCGAGCAGGCCGGCCGCCTGAGCTGA
- a CDS encoding TetR/AcrR family transcriptional regulator — protein sequence MRTSKRPQILEAAARIVEREGVKSVTFDSVAAEAGLTKGGLLYHFASREELVKAIHQHLAAQWESDLSAAAGKSAAAATPVERLTAYTRVAVQSATRAELLFMLEGSTTPDYAAPWDEVMDRWVPPPTIDSEDSAALDRFIARLAADGLWLYDSLTTEALSPELRQAVAERITGTLTREDG from the coding sequence ATGCGGACCAGCAAACGACCCCAGATCCTCGAAGCGGCCGCCCGCATAGTGGAGCGCGAAGGCGTCAAGAGCGTCACCTTCGACTCCGTCGCGGCCGAAGCGGGCCTGACCAAGGGCGGGCTGCTGTACCACTTCGCCTCCCGAGAGGAACTGGTCAAGGCGATCCACCAGCATCTCGCTGCCCAGTGGGAGTCGGATCTGTCCGCGGCGGCCGGGAAGTCCGCTGCTGCGGCCACCCCGGTCGAGCGGCTCACGGCGTACACCCGGGTCGCCGTCCAGAGCGCGACCCGGGCCGAGCTGCTCTTCATGCTCGAAGGGTCGACCACCCCGGACTACGCCGCGCCCTGGGACGAGGTGATGGACCGCTGGGTTCCACCCCCGACCATCGACTCCGAGGACTCCGCCGCCCTCGACCGGTTTATTGCCCGGCTGGCAGCTGATGGCCTCTGGCTGTACGACTCCTTGACCACGGAGGCACTGTCTCCTGAGCTCAGGCAGGCCGTCGCCGAACGCATCACCGGCACGCTCACCCGCGAAGACGGCTGA
- a CDS encoding right-handed parallel beta-helix repeat-containing protein produces the protein MKKSVTIICVAAAGAVAITGIVAGTRTNMASAFGEEKTGILPGDQPRKPWPRHTPRPTVSVPTTPAPTATASPTKPTASPTVKPTVTPTPTPTPTPTPPPTSTPQPTTPAPGTFPAGPSLAPECKGTTISTSQNAADVIDKAAVGTTFCFTAGVHRINRTLKPKANTTLGSDAGAVLTGSVPLTAWTADNGDWVTRGVLPAAYGMTGQCEDNAANICHLREQVFLNGKHLLRVKARDQVAPGTFYADYAGNAVYLGDNPAGRSVEMSKTATAIQSNATNVAVVGLTVEHFASVPQAGAVVLGSGWRVFANDIRWNHAVGAMLVNADGATLDRNLIQYNGQLGVGQYSTTNGKIVGNQVSNNNTDGFWIADWESGGIKTTWSTNGSVSGNLIKQNLGVGLWSDAYDDGRVFSDNQIVGNAADGIRYEIGRNGVIENNTITGNGLGTGRGSGRSLWDGGGINVNTSVNVTVRNNTLSGNVNGISIQSRTRGNGPWGLNLLRDVTVTGNKVTMRGGTTSTGMVQNSGAAIPTGEVVLKGNTYVLDSLSADRFQKFGQWFSASEWKAAGLDTDSRFTTG, from the coding sequence GTGAAGAAGTCAGTGACCATCATCTGCGTCGCGGCAGCCGGTGCGGTCGCCATTACGGGGATCGTGGCCGGAACGCGGACCAACATGGCCTCGGCGTTCGGCGAGGAGAAGACCGGCATCCTGCCGGGAGACCAGCCACGCAAGCCGTGGCCCCGACATACTCCGCGACCGACCGTCAGCGTGCCCACCACGCCCGCCCCGACGGCTACCGCGAGCCCCACGAAGCCGACCGCTTCCCCGACCGTCAAGCCGACGGTCACCCCCACGCCCACGCCTACGCCCACCCCGACACCACCGCCGACCAGTACGCCGCAGCCGACGACGCCGGCTCCCGGCACGTTCCCGGCCGGCCCCTCGCTGGCACCGGAGTGCAAGGGCACCACGATCAGCACCAGCCAGAACGCCGCCGACGTGATCGACAAGGCCGCGGTCGGTACGACGTTCTGCTTCACCGCCGGTGTGCACCGGATCAACCGCACGCTGAAGCCGAAGGCGAACACGACGCTGGGCAGCGACGCGGGCGCGGTGCTGACCGGCTCGGTCCCGCTGACCGCCTGGACCGCCGACAACGGCGACTGGGTGACGCGGGGCGTGCTGCCGGCGGCGTACGGGATGACCGGGCAGTGCGAGGACAACGCGGCCAACATCTGCCACCTGCGTGAGCAGGTGTTCCTGAACGGCAAGCACCTGTTGCGGGTCAAGGCCCGCGATCAGGTCGCGCCGGGCACCTTCTACGCCGACTACGCGGGCAACGCCGTCTACCTGGGCGACAACCCGGCGGGCCGGTCGGTGGAGATGTCCAAGACGGCGACCGCGATCCAGTCGAACGCGACCAACGTCGCGGTGGTCGGCCTGACGGTCGAGCACTTCGCCAGCGTGCCGCAGGCCGGCGCGGTGGTGCTCGGCAGCGGCTGGCGGGTGTTCGCCAACGACATCCGCTGGAACCACGCGGTCGGCGCGATGCTGGTCAACGCCGACGGCGCGACCCTGGACCGCAACCTGATCCAGTACAACGGCCAGCTCGGCGTCGGTCAGTACAGCACCACCAACGGCAAGATCGTCGGCAACCAGGTCAGCAACAACAACACCGACGGGTTCTGGATCGCCGACTGGGAGTCCGGTGGCATCAAGACCACCTGGTCCACCAACGGCTCGGTCTCGGGCAACCTGATCAAGCAGAACCTCGGCGTCGGTCTGTGGAGCGACGCCTACGACGACGGCCGGGTGTTCAGCGACAACCAGATCGTCGGCAACGCCGCCGACGGCATCCGCTACGAGATCGGCCGCAACGGCGTGATCGAGAACAACACGATCACCGGCAACGGCCTCGGGACCGGGCGTGGCTCGGGCCGGTCGCTGTGGGACGGCGGCGGGATCAACGTCAACACCTCGGTGAACGTGACGGTCCGCAACAACACGCTGTCCGGCAACGTCAACGGCATCTCGATCCAGTCGCGGACCCGTGGCAACGGACCGTGGGGCCTGAACCTGCTGCGCGACGTGACCGTCACCGGCAACAAGGTGACCATGCGCGGCGGCACCACCTCGACCGGCATGGTGCAGAACTCGGGCGCCGCGATCCCGACCGGCGAGGTCGTCCTGAAGGGCAACACCTACGTGCTCGACAGCCTGAGCGCGGACCGGTTCCAGAAGTTCGGCCAGTGGTTCAGCGCCTCGGAGTGGAAGGCCGCCGGTCTCGACACCGACAGCCGCTTCACCACCGGCTGA
- a CDS encoding LacI family DNA-binding transcriptional regulator has protein sequence MTVTIRDVARLAGVSASTVSRALSLPDVVNVATRARVEHAAQQLGYQPNKAARGLITGRTGNIGLVVPDLANPFFPSVVKGVQARARANDVAVFLADTDEDATAEVGLVRALAKQVDGLILCSPRASDDELVAVAQETNVVLVNRLVDGVAAVTFDNEGGMRQAIAHLAALGHRRIAWVGGPATSWSNAQRALGLRVAAQDHEVELLPVGQFAPTYDGGMAAADQAVATGATAVVTYNDLVAIGLLARLHARGIDVPGDLSVLGIDDIAMAGMARPALSSVRLPKQRAGEIAVEFLLALLDDPGTVPDSRARGTLPGELMVRDSTGVAAGPARA, from the coding sequence ATGACGGTGACCATCCGCGACGTCGCCCGGCTGGCCGGCGTCTCGGCCTCCACCGTGTCCCGTGCTCTCTCGCTGCCCGACGTCGTCAACGTGGCCACGCGGGCGCGCGTCGAGCACGCCGCGCAGCAGTTGGGCTACCAGCCCAACAAGGCCGCCCGCGGCCTGATCACCGGCCGGACCGGCAACATCGGACTGGTCGTGCCCGACCTGGCGAACCCGTTCTTCCCGAGTGTGGTCAAGGGGGTCCAGGCGCGGGCTCGCGCCAACGACGTGGCGGTCTTCCTGGCCGACACCGACGAGGACGCGACCGCGGAGGTCGGCCTGGTCCGCGCGCTGGCCAAGCAGGTCGACGGGCTGATCCTGTGTTCGCCTCGCGCCAGTGACGACGAACTGGTGGCAGTGGCGCAGGAGACCAACGTGGTCCTGGTGAACCGGCTGGTGGACGGCGTCGCTGCGGTCACCTTCGACAACGAGGGCGGCATGCGGCAGGCGATCGCCCATCTCGCCGCGCTCGGTCATCGCCGGATCGCCTGGGTCGGTGGGCCCGCCACCTCCTGGTCGAACGCCCAGCGCGCCCTCGGGCTGCGCGTCGCCGCTCAGGACCACGAGGTGGAACTGCTGCCGGTCGGCCAGTTCGCTCCGACGTACGACGGTGGGATGGCGGCGGCCGACCAGGCTGTCGCCACCGGCGCGACAGCGGTGGTGACCTACAACGACCTGGTGGCGATCGGGCTGCTCGCCCGGCTGCACGCGCGAGGGATCGACGTGCCCGGCGACCTCAGCGTGCTGGGCATCGACGACATCGCGATGGCCGGCATGGCCCGGCCGGCGCTGAGCAGCGTCCGGCTGCCCAAACAGCGGGCCGGCGAGATCGCGGTCGAGTTCCTGCTGGCACTGCTCGACGACCCCGGGACCGTTCCCGACTCGCGCGCTCGCGGCACCCTGCCGGGCGAGCTGATGGTCCGCGACTCCACCGGTGTGGCGGCCGGACCCGCCCGAGCTTGA
- a CDS encoding right-handed parallel beta-helix repeat-containing protein codes for MAPSKTAAPTKKPTTSKPTETEPAKTAPPAPPAPAEPVVGETAAGPGVAGPCSGTVIKPGQNAQAVVNSQPAGATVCFASGVHRISQTIRPKANMTIASSSRAVLTGSVPLTGWAKSGTRWVTRGALPAAYGKSGQCEDNKANICHLREQVFLGGTHLTRVASLAAVKAGTFYADYAANAIYLGSNPAGQAAEMSKTATAIESNQPGVTVRGLTIEHFASPAQAGALVSGPGWTVKANEVRWNKSVGLMLVKANNGRVDRNLVHHNGQLGLGQYSSLKANVTRNVITHNNTDGFWIADWESGGMKSTRSSGTVSGNLIRSNKGVGMWADVADDGRVISSNKIIGNAADGIRYEISRNGVIENNTITGNGFGTGRGSGTSLWDGGGINVNTSVNVTIRNNTVSGNVNGVSIQSRTRGDGPWGRYLLRNVHVTGNTIGMTGGTQATGMVQNSGAEVPAGQLTFSGNRYLLDKLAAQRFAKFGTKLTATGWRSAGLDTAGTFHTS; via the coding sequence GTGGCTCCGTCGAAGACCGCCGCGCCGACCAAGAAGCCGACCACCAGCAAGCCGACCGAAACCGAGCCGGCAAAGACCGCGCCGCCGGCCCCACCGGCTCCGGCCGAGCCGGTCGTCGGCGAGACCGCCGCCGGTCCTGGCGTCGCCGGGCCGTGCAGCGGCACCGTGATCAAGCCGGGCCAGAACGCCCAGGCCGTGGTGAACTCCCAGCCGGCCGGTGCGACCGTGTGCTTCGCCTCGGGCGTGCACCGGATCAGCCAGACGATCCGGCCGAAGGCGAACATGACGATCGCCAGCTCGTCCCGGGCGGTGCTGACCGGCTCCGTGCCGCTCACCGGCTGGGCCAAGTCGGGGACCCGCTGGGTCACTCGCGGCGCGCTGCCGGCGGCGTACGGGAAGAGCGGGCAGTGCGAGGACAACAAGGCGAACATCTGCCATCTGCGGGAGCAGGTCTTCCTCGGCGGCACCCACCTGACCCGGGTCGCCTCGCTGGCCGCGGTCAAGGCCGGCACCTTCTACGCCGACTACGCGGCCAACGCGATCTACCTCGGCAGCAACCCGGCCGGCCAAGCGGCCGAGATGTCGAAGACGGCGACCGCCATCGAGTCGAACCAGCCCGGCGTGACCGTGCGCGGCCTGACCATCGAGCACTTCGCCAGCCCGGCCCAGGCCGGCGCGCTGGTCTCCGGCCCCGGCTGGACCGTGAAGGCGAACGAGGTCCGCTGGAACAAGTCGGTCGGCCTGATGCTGGTGAAGGCGAACAACGGCCGGGTCGATCGCAACCTGGTGCACCACAACGGCCAGCTCGGTCTGGGGCAGTACAGCTCGCTGAAGGCGAACGTGACCCGCAACGTGATCACCCACAACAACACCGACGGGTTCTGGATCGCCGACTGGGAGTCCGGCGGGATGAAGTCGACCCGCTCCTCGGGCACCGTCAGCGGCAACCTGATCCGCTCGAACAAGGGCGTCGGGATGTGGGCCGACGTCGCCGACGACGGCCGGGTGATCAGCTCGAACAAGATCATCGGCAACGCGGCCGACGGGATCCGCTACGAGATCAGCCGCAACGGCGTGATCGAGAACAACACGATCACCGGTAACGGCTTCGGTACCGGCCGCGGCTCCGGTACGTCGCTGTGGGACGGCGGCGGGATCAACGTGAACACCTCGGTGAACGTGACGATCCGCAACAACACCGTCTCCGGCAACGTCAACGGCGTCTCGATCCAGTCCCGGACCCGCGGCGACGGCCCGTGGGGCCGCTACCTGCTCCGCAACGTGCACGTCACCGGCAACACGATCGGGATGACGGGCGGCACCCAGGCGACCGGCATGGTGCAGAACTCCGGCGCCGAGGTACCGGCGGGCCAGCTGACCTTCAGCGGCAACCGCTACCTGCTGGACAAGCTGGCCGCGCAGCGGTTCGCCAAGTTCGGCACCAAGCTGACCGCCACCGGCTGGCGCAGCGCGGGTCTCGACACCGCTGGGACGTTCCATACGAGCTGA